A genomic window from Silene latifolia isolate original U9 population chromosome 11, ASM4854445v1, whole genome shotgun sequence includes:
- the LOC141611161 gene encoding inositol oxygenase 1-like, whose protein sequence is MTIIIEQPDFGVEVEQKKYGVNEKENGLEKGVAVDEKKLTLGVGLMVHQPNFFMVPQINSFGLTFRDYEAKGDRQPGVENVYKMSHIYQCVDFVRKMREEYSKLNRVEMSIWECCELLNEVVDESDPDLDEPQIQHLLQTAEAIRKDYPNEDWLHLTGLIHDLGKVLLLPSFGELPQWAVVGDVNPVGCAFDESIVHHKYFALNQDYNNPAYNTKYGMYSEGCGLENVLMSFGHDDYMYIVAKENKTTLPSAALFIIRYHSFYAMHRAGAYKHLMNDEDKENLKWLHIFNKYDLYSKSKVRVDVEKVKPYYLSLINKYFPEKLKW, encoded by the exons GGGTAGAGGTAGAGCAGAAAAAGTATGGTGTAAATGAGAAGGAAAATGGGCTGGAAAAGGGAGTGGCTGTGGATGAGAAAAAATTGACACTGGGTGTTGGGCTTATGGTCCATCAGCCCAACTTCTTTATGGTACCCCAAATCAACTCTTTTGGCCTAACCTTTAG GGATTATGAAGCTAAAGGTGATAGGCAGCCAGGTGTGGAAAATGTGTACAAAATGAGTCATATTTACCAGTGTGTTGACTTT GTGAGAAAAATGAGAGAAGAGTACTCAAAATTGAACAGGGTAGAAATGAGCATATGGGAATGTTGTGAGTTACTAAATGAGGTGGTAGATGAAAGTGATCCTGACTTAGATGAGCCACAAATTCAGCATTTGTTGCAAACTGCTGAAGCCATTAGGAAGGACTATCCTAACGAAGATTGGCTTCATTTGACTGGCCTCATTCATG ATCTTGGGAAGGTCCTTCTACTTCCTAGCTTCGGTGAGCTTCCTCAATGGGCAGTTGTTGGCGATGTTAACCCCGTTGGTTGTGCTTTTGACGAGTCAATCGTTCACCACAAG TATTTTGCACTAAACCAAGATTACAACAACCCGGCATACAACACAAAGTACGGCATGTACTCTGAAGGATGTGGACTCGAGAATGTGTTGATGTCATTCGGCCATGATGACTACATGTACATTGTTGCTAAGGAAAATAAGACCACCCTGCCTTCCGCTGCCCTTTTCATTATTCGCTACCATTCCTTCTACG CAATGCACAGAGCAGGGGCATACAagcacttgatgaatgatgaggATAAAGAAAATTTGAAGTGGCTACATATCTTCAACAAGTATGACTTGTACAGCAAGAGTAAGGTCAGAGTCGATGTTGAGAAAGTCAAACCTTACTATCTTTCCCTCATCAATAAG TACTTCCCAGAGAAGCTTAAGTGGTGA